A region from the Methanobacterium bryantii genome encodes:
- a CDS encoding 4Fe-4S binding protein, which produces MLITVNISLDYGRCEGSGCGACVCICPTNVFTLKEGCVSIKSPEYCKLCGNCLDICPYGAIEIEEIDGTF; this is translated from the coding sequence ATGTTGATAACGGTTAACATATCACTGGATTATGGGAGATGTGAAGGATCAGGATGTGGGGCATGTGTGTGTATATGTCCTACTAATGTTTTTACACTTAAAGAGGGTTGTGTGTCAATAAAATCACCAGAATATTGTAAATTATGCGGTAATTGTTTAGATATTTGTCCTTATGGGGCTATAGAAATAGAAGAAATAGATGGAACTTTTTAA
- a CDS encoding 4Fe-4S binding protein — MVNVKIDFGKCDGIDCGECADVCSMEILKLEGNKIVIVNPGECSLCETCTDVCPNGAIELEE, encoded by the coding sequence ATGGTTAATGTAAAAATTGACTTTGGAAAATGTGATGGTATAGACTGTGGGGAATGTGCAGATGTCTGCTCAATGGAAATTCTCAAACTTGAAGGGAACAAAATAGTAATTGTGAACCCTGGAGAATGCAGTTTATGCGAAACATGTACTGATGTTTGTCCTAATGGAGCTATTGAACTGGAAGAATAA
- a CDS encoding NifB/NifX family molybdenum-iron cluster-binding protein, with protein sequence MKIAVASTDGKLVDLHFGDADKFLIYKIEDGEGKFHEIREKTAMPLNNHQERWVASIDLINDCKAVLCNKIGNEPTIELRKLGIKPIQLDCEVKDAVSECSKHLLS encoded by the coding sequence GTGAAGATAGCAGTAGCATCAACAGATGGTAAGCTAGTAGATCTGCATTTTGGGGATGCAGATAAATTTTTAATATATAAAATTGAAGATGGAGAAGGTAAATTCCATGAAATAAGAGAAAAAACAGCTATGCCTTTAAATAATCATCAGGAACGTTGGGTAGCATCAATAGATCTTATAAATGATTGCAAAGCAGTTCTCTGCAATAAAATTGGAAATGAACCTACGATTGAACTTAGAAAATTAGGAATAAAACCAATACAGCTTGATTGTGAAGTTAAAGATGCTGTTAGTGAGTGTTCAAAACATCTATTGAGTTAA
- the nifE gene encoding nitrogenase iron-molybdenum cofactor biosynthesis protein NifE: MEPVTETFESRKKHVCVKGEGLSIPVCDKASLPGTVTQRTCVYGGARIVLMPITDSIHLVHGPIGCAACTWDIRGSKTSREDIYKKGCSTNLQEKDIIFGGEKKLYETIIELNKLYKPGAVFVYATCVAGIIGDDIKAVCKKAEGITGCRVIPVQSEGFQNHNKTKGHWIGGDALLDYVIGTKEPEETTPFDINIVGEFNVAGDLWGIKPLLEEMGVNIISTLTGDSHVDEIAQAHRAKLNIVQCQKSSNYVAKKMEKKYGIPFIKVNFFGLEQTVASLRDVADFFGDEEMIERTERIIESGLKEVSHKIEEYKKRLTGKTVALYVGGNKAWSLVRPFEELGMDVMMSGTKNGIREDYEMIKEAVRDGTIIVDDANSAELTRLLKEHRPNLLISGAKEKYISLKLGIPFCDFNHDRITAFAGFRGFVSFAKEVDASVSSPVFELTSKSLRGD; encoded by the coding sequence ATGGAACCTGTTACTGAAACATTTGAGTCTCGTAAAAAACACGTGTGTGTAAAAGGAGAAGGATTATCTATTCCTGTATGTGATAAGGCTAGTCTTCCAGGTACAGTTACCCAGAGAACATGTGTTTACGGTGGAGCAAGAATTGTTTTAATGCCAATTACAGATTCAATTCACCTGGTACACGGTCCGATAGGATGTGCTGCATGTACATGGGATATAAGAGGAAGTAAAACTTCAAGGGAAGATATATACAAAAAAGGATGTTCTACAAACTTACAGGAAAAAGATATCATCTTCGGCGGAGAAAAAAAGTTATATGAAACCATAATAGAGCTTAATAAATTATACAAGCCTGGAGCAGTATTTGTATATGCTACATGTGTTGCAGGTATAATTGGAGATGATATTAAAGCAGTGTGCAAAAAAGCGGAAGGAATAACTGGATGTAGAGTTATACCAGTTCAATCTGAAGGTTTTCAGAACCACAATAAGACTAAAGGGCATTGGATAGGTGGTGATGCATTACTGGACTATGTAATTGGAACAAAAGAACCTGAAGAAACTACTCCCTTTGATATCAATATAGTGGGTGAATTCAATGTTGCAGGGGATCTCTGGGGAATTAAACCCTTACTTGAAGAAATGGGCGTCAATATAATCAGTACATTAACAGGAGATTCCCATGTGGATGAAATAGCTCAGGCACACCGGGCTAAGCTCAATATAGTGCAGTGCCAGAAATCTTCAAATTACGTTGCCAAAAAAATGGAAAAAAAATATGGAATACCTTTTATAAAAGTTAATTTCTTTGGTCTTGAACAAACTGTAGCCTCTTTAAGGGATGTCGCTGATTTCTTTGGAGATGAAGAAATGATAGAGCGGACCGAAAGAATAATCGAATCAGGACTCAAAGAGGTATCACATAAAATTGAAGAATATAAGAAAAGATTAACTGGAAAAACTGTTGCTCTCTATGTTGGAGGTAACAAAGCATGGTCTCTTGTAAGGCCTTTTGAAGAATTAGGTATGGATGTAATGATGTCTGGAACAAAAAATGGAATTAGAGAAGATTATGAAATGATCAAGGAAGCTGTGAGAGATGGTACCATAATTGTAGATGATGCAAATTCAGCAGAATTAACCAGACTTCTTAAAGAACACAGGCCAAATCTACTAATATCTGGTGCTAAAGAGAAATACATCTCATTAAAGCTCGGAATCCCATTTTGTGACTTTAACCATGACAGAATAACTGCATTTGCAGGATTTAGGGGATTTGTAAGCTTTGCAAAAGAAGTGGACGCTTCAGTTTCAAGTCCAGTGTTTGAACTAACCTCCAAAAGTTTGAGAGGTGACTAA
- the nifN gene encoding nitrogenase iron-molybdenum cofactor biosynthesis protein NifN has product MHHDKKFAVVNPSKMCQPMGAIQALLGVKDSMPLIHGSQGCSTYIRFQLTRHFREPIEVASTSMSEKTVIYGGEFNLMKALKNITEKQSPSMIAVTSSCLTETIGDDMVGIIEKFEDANLDKELPVIIPISTPSYVESHVEGYNRTVKALVEHLATPTVKNGKINIITGNISPADVKEVKNILKEMDCESIILTDTSENLDAPLTEDALSLYNGGTTIEEIEDTANSLGTISLSKHVDSAGVFLENKFGVKSISGPIPIGLENTDSFVKYVSEIGDLEIPESIEKDRGRLIDAMVDAHSYNYHRKVAIFGDPDFVSGLTRFTCEMGMIPTVVCTGTKSKRFIEDINNISEEKGVSPTILAGGDLYDMHREIKESGADILIGNAYGASIAQEENIPLFRVGFPVFDRLGAQRISVLGYNGGIDFVDKLTNTILDFYYDEAGYEIEEPEEVVEEFAREEI; this is encoded by the coding sequence ATGCATCACGATAAAAAATTTGCTGTAGTAAATCCCTCCAAAATGTGCCAGCCAATGGGGGCCATACAAGCCCTTTTAGGGGTTAAAGACTCCATGCCTCTTATTCACGGCTCCCAGGGCTGCAGTACATATATAAGGTTTCAACTCACCCGGCACTTTAGAGAACCTATAGAAGTTGCATCAACTTCCATGAGTGAAAAAACTGTAATCTATGGTGGCGAATTCAATTTAATGAAAGCTTTAAAAAATATCACCGAAAAACAGTCTCCAAGCATGATAGCAGTTACATCAAGCTGTTTAACAGAAACCATTGGGGACGATATGGTGGGAATTATAGAGAAATTTGAAGATGCAAATCTGGACAAAGAACTGCCTGTAATTATCCCTATTTCAACTCCAAGTTATGTTGAATCCCATGTTGAGGGGTACAACCGTACTGTAAAAGCACTTGTTGAGCATTTAGCTACTCCAACAGTCAAAAATGGAAAAATCAACATAATTACAGGTAACATATCACCTGCAGATGTAAAAGAGGTTAAAAATATCTTAAAAGAGATGGACTGCGAAAGCATCATTTTAACAGACACCTCAGAAAACCTTGACGCACCACTTACTGAAGATGCTCTATCTTTATATAATGGAGGAACCACCATCGAGGAAATTGAAGATACGGCCAATTCATTAGGTACAATCTCATTATCCAAACATGTGGATTCTGCAGGGGTATTCCTTGAGAATAAATTTGGGGTTAAATCTATATCTGGACCTATTCCTATAGGCCTTGAAAATACAGACAGTTTTGTAAAATATGTATCTGAAATTGGGGATTTAGAAATTCCCGAATCAATAGAAAAAGACAGAGGTAGACTTATAGACGCAATGGTAGATGCCCATTCATACAACTATCACCGAAAAGTGGCTATATTTGGAGATCCTGACTTTGTATCTGGATTGACACGCTTCACCTGCGAAATGGGTATGATCCCAACTGTTGTATGTACTGGTACCAAAAGTAAAAGGTTTATTGAAGACATTAATAATATTTCGGAGGAAAAAGGAGTTTCGCCTACTATCTTAGCAGGTGGCGACCTTTATGATATGCACAGAGAAATTAAAGAATCTGGAGCAGATATTTTAATTGGAAATGCTTATGGGGCTAGTATAGCCCAGGAAGAAAACATCCCTCTATTTAGAGTAGGTTTTCCAGTATTTGATAGATTAGGAGCACAGAGAATATCTGTACTGGGGTATAATGGAGGTATTGACTTCGTTGACAAATTAACAAATACAATACTTGATTTCTACTATGATGAAGCTGGATATGAAATAGAAGAGCCAGAAGAAGTGGTGGAAGAATTTGCCAGGGAGGAGATTTAA